In Malus sylvestris chromosome 2, drMalSylv7.2, whole genome shotgun sequence, the genomic stretch tgcactgaacttgcactccatatattctgtctttgatcggcttaggcgaagacctttagattccaacacttctttccaaaggttaagctttgcatttaccccttcctgagtttcatctatcaacactatatcgtctgcgaaaagcatacaccaaggaatatcatcttgaatatgtcctgttaactcatccattaccaacgcaaaaaggtaaggacttaaggatgagccttgatgtaatcctacagttatgggaaagctttcagtttgtccttcatgagttcttacggcagtctttgctccttcatacatatcctttatagcttggatatatgctactcgtactcctttcttctctaaaatcctccaaagaatgtctcttgggaccctatcgtacgctttctccaaatctataaagaccatgtgtaaatcctttttcccatctctatatctttccatcaatcttcgtaagagatagattgcctccatggttgagcgccctggcatgaacccgaattggttgtccgaaacccgtgtctcttgcctcaatctatgctcaatgactctctcccagagcttcattgtatgactcattagcttaatacccctatagttcatgcaattttgtacatcgcccttattcttgtagataggcaccaaagtgctcgttcgccactcatttgacatcttcttcgttttcaaaatcctattgaaaaggtcaatgagccatgttatacctgtctctcccaaaactttccacacttcgattggtatatcgtctgggcctactgcttttctatgcttcatcttcttcaaagctacaaccacttcttccttccggattctacgataaaaaaaGTAGTTTCTACattcttctgagttactcaactcccctaaagaagcactcctttcatatccttcattgaaaagattatgaaaataacctttccatctgtctttaaccttGCCgtaagaacatttccatcctcatccttgatgtacctcacttggtttaggtcccttgtcttcttttcccttgctctagctagtttatagatatccaactctcattctttggtatctagtcgcttatacatatcgtcataagccgctaacttagcttctctcatagctttcttcgcctcttgcttcgcttttttATACCTTTCAtaattttcatcggtcctatcctcgtataaggctttacaacattcctttttagccttcacctttgtttgtacctcctcattccaccaccaagattccttttggtgtggggcaaagcccttggactctcctaatacctcttttgctaattttcggatacaactagccatggaatcccacatttggttagcttccccctctctatcccacacacactgggtgattactttctctttgaaaatggcttgtttttcttcttttagattccaccatctagtccttgggcacttccaagtcttgttcttttttctcactcttttgatatgtacatccatcaccaacaagcgatgttgattagccacgctctctcctggtataactttgcaatccttacaagttatacgatcctctttcctcattagaagaaaatctatttgtgtttttgacgacccactcttgtaggtgatcacatgttcttctctcttcttaaagaaggtgttggctaagaagatatcatatgccattgcaaaatccaagatagcttcccaatcctcgtttctctccccaaaaccatggccaccatgaaaacctccatagttgcctgtctccctacccacgtgtccatttaaatctcctcctataaataacttctccgtctaagcaattccttgcaccaagtctccaaggtcttcccgaAATTTCtcattcgaactcgtatccaaccctacttgaggtgcgtacgcactaatcacattgataagttcttgtcctattacaatcttgattgccatgattctatctcctaccctcttaacatctacaacatcttgtgtcaaggtcttgtccacgatgatgccaacaccgtttctcgttctatttgtgcccgaataccatagtttaaaccctgagttttctagatcctttgccttatgaccaacccacttagtttcttgtaggcacataatatttatccttctcctcaccataacttctactacttccatagattttcccgtcaaggttcctatattccacgttcctaaacgcattttgctctcttgaactctacccttctgtcctagcttcttcactcttccccgtctaataggatcaaagtacttcttttgtgtgtccccgtataaagttgataggagcatatgctcccaaacaactttgagtggagtcgttcgaaaagaagtttctatagcccccttgctcatttaacactgcatccgggtgccgatggagatacagcgacccttgctcacttatcactgtgctcgggccacacagcgcgccacttacgggtgacgccctagttttagcgcgatttcgttctggattcattttcataaggatttgacgtaatcatggagtgtcggttgtcgactacctgacgtcctccccctcctcctttatccgggcttgggactggcaatgtaagataaacttacacggcggagtttcccccagaaaaataaataaataaacaaaattatggaattgaaaacaactttaaacagcTTTTAATTTTTGACTTTTAGTTTTCATTCTGTATATTTGTCACATATATCTTCTGCCATCCTTTGTCACTTTTTTATCTCTCTCATAATCTCACGTAAACTTGCCCCTTATCTCTAGcacaaaatgaaaactaaaacttAAAGCCAAAATCGTTAtcaaataaacccttaatttgtCATGTTTTTCAACCCAACCCCAAAAACCTAGATAAGCACCCTaattgttgagaatgaatcccacattaATGAGATGAGGGACATTGCTTGTGCTTATAAGTTGTTGGGCTactcccatattgccaattggttttatggtggaacctcaacctTTTTCAtcgtatcagagcaggttgtcccacgtatgaagcccaacggccacacacgctccacgtcaccccgttgtgttgtccatgtgttaGGCTTAAAAATTCGCCACATGTGAAGGGgcatgttgagaatgagtcccacATTTATGGAatgagggaccttgcatgggcttataagttgGTTTACTtcccatattgtcaattgattttatggtggaacctcaactttcttcatggtatcagagcaggttgtctCATATGTGAAGCTCAATGGCCACACGTGCTTCACATCACCccgttgtgttgtccacgtgttaggcttgaaaattcaccacacgTGAGGAGGggtgtgttgagaatgaatcctaCATTGATGAGAAGAAGGACCTTGCATGTGCTCATGAATAATTGGACTACTCCCCATATTACCaatttgtttttggtgaaacctcaactttcttcacttATCATCCCACGAATATAACCAGGTATCCAATTTGATGGTAGTTGGTTGGAGATAATGATTGTATGAATATGATCAGGTATCCAATTCGTGTTTGGAAAGCAACTCTGAATCAAGCTGGGGTAACAAGTTCGGCATGTTTCTCCTACCTATTTATTACCATAAAAGCAGTGATCTTGATCCTCTAGTGTACCTCAAGAGAGCTAAGCTGGTTCTTGACAGGAAGAAACAATCTCTAGAAGCTGATTTTTCGTACAAAGTTGGATGTTTTCTAATCACCTACTTTGGAGCAAAGGTAATCAACAtgtatttttaagaaaaatctgTTGTGCTTCTAACATAAACGCTTCGACAAAAAATGGTTATGAGTAACAGTGTTTCCTACAAAATCATTCCTAAATGTGCCCCAATATTCAAAAAtgtatataaaaagaaaatagtttcaTTCTACTGCTGCAGGTTGCTAGTTGGCTTCTTTACAAGATGGTCTGCAATACTAGCTTTACCATTTCAAATATACTTGGCCCGCAAGAAGAAATTGCAATTGGGGGCAACCTTGTAACTTACCTTAAAGTGAATACATGCAGCCTACCCCAGGTATATATATGATGCTAACCAATTAGTAGGGATACGCTATCGATCTTTGAACAATGACATAATTAGAAATGAGTAGCTCAAATCATAGAATGACGTTGTGATGGGGCGTTATGTTACATTCTAGAAAATGCCAGATGTAGCAAATCAGAAGTATCTGTAATGTAACTGGAATACTTTTGCTGGTTGGTAACGCAGGCACTTACAATGCACATGGTGAGCTATGCTGAAAGAGCTGACCTGCAAATCTTGGTGGCCAAAGATATCATTCCGGATCCAACATTTCTCGCAAAATGCTTTGAATAGGCATTGCTTGATATGAAGGAAGCAGCATCCAGCCATGAGTAGAACCTAGGATATGACCTCTCTATATTTTATGGAATGTGATATAAGAATGTCATTGGTAGGAACCTACGAAGGAAAGCATGCATCTTTCGTAAACCGAAACAATTGAGGATTTTAGTGTAATCGGCCCAATATATGAGTAGCCAAATATCTATCGGTGGCTAATCtagcaaaatctatcatttgacaagaagaaaagaaaatccaTTTTAGCTTTTAGAACAATAGACCATCTCTTTAATactgttggaaaatttaatcAAAACGAGTTAAATCGTTTAAATACATTGATGGGTTGTTATGATTCATGAATTAGGTTTTGATGTTGGATTATATGGCATGTGCCACATTATAGCTGATAGGATTGGTTAGAGATAAGGATGACATGTCAGCATTTATTTTAGCTAAAGTCAATTATACTAGCTATAGTAGCTTAATTATTGTGTAAGCAAGATAGTTACAGAGTATAAGTGTAAGAATTGAGATCATTTATAAGATACGATTGAATTGAAGCAAATACAAAGAAACACTTTCTTCTTCACTAagctttctccctctctctagaTTTGATTGTTTGAGGAGAAATTGTGCAACATTTGTCTTAATATGAATAGAGATGCAATCGTTGACTCTTTAAGACACAACTATATATTATGAAGAGTCATTTCCACACCTAGATAAAGATCTTATCTCATTGAGTCATGAGTCAATTACATTCAGTCATATAAGTTCATGTGAGTTTTGTCATACATAAATTGAGTTTTTGAGAGAGTTCAGCATACTTGTGGTCAATGACGGAGCCAAAAATTTATCCTAATAGGGTACAACAAAAGAATaatacttggctactcaaaTAATGAGTAGGAGTTACTACTCAAAACAGTTCGAGACGATTTCACAGACACCGGCAGAATGGACGACGACTATTGTGATAACGATGGTAATTCAAATAAGGGCCTATACTCTACCCGTAACACCAGCAACCGCGCTGATAGGTCTGCACTCAAAAAGTTAAGCGTGGAGGACTATTACACAGAGATTAGTTTTAGGTATGTGATGAGAGTGCAGCGGATAATTGAGCTCCAATGTGAGGCTTTGGTTAGGGAGTTTAAGGTAAACCCTTTGATTTGTGGGTTGGCTGGGACCGTTTCACTACGCTTCATGGCAGGGACTAGGGTTTTTTATGGTGATTGGGGTGAGCAGCTTTTCAAGGACTCAGACACACCAGCAAGGTTTGTAGCCACTATAATATTATTTCTTCGAGAATCTACCTGTTTGTTTTActtgaaattttctttttgtaatgGTATTCGATTTGAATTTTGAGAGAATTTAATTTCAGGGAAATTTGAGagattgagaagaaaaaaaaaatcaattcttaGGAATTTTGAGTGAATTAATTATGACTTCTAAAGAATTCACATGAATTGTCAGAGAATTCTTTGCATGGACCTATAGAATTCAGAAAGTTTGATCATGAATTTCAAGAGTTTTGTATGAATTCTCATGAAATCATAGTTAATATATTATCAAAAGGAATACGGCAAAATGCCAACCCATTACTTCTTCTACCATTCAAACCAAAGTCAACGTATTACCGAACAAAGTAAATACTTCAAGATGTAAACACATCTGAAATAACCAAACTAAAGTCAAATTATAATCAAACAAATTAGATACTCCAAGATGTAAACAAGCTTGAAATAATCACATTCACTTCATATTGTATTTTATTGATTCAGAGCATTCTTCTGGTGTCATTTTCAAGAACTCTTTTTTCATTCCCAAGAGATAGAACCTTTATTCATTACTTATTTGCTCCTTGGATTCTAGGATTTTGAAGcttgaatggattctccaagtcaCCAAAGTTGGAGGTCTCTAAGTTCCAACACCAAGGATGATCTAGGAAAGAAGATGAGTGactaaagaagaagaaaatctaGCAATCATCTTCCCTAGTGGCcagcctcctagagagaaagagagagctttATGTTCTCTTATCATTCCTCAAAGCAACCCTAATGAAGGATGGAATTCTAATGTTCCTTATTAAAGGGCTCACAATTAATAGAAGCCCTCTCATTCCCTCTCTAACTCGACGTCGCTAATCGTACGATTAAGACACATGCTTGTTTAGAAGGAGAAAACCTTACTCACTTCAACTGCACAAagcaaatataattttatttctcaaattatCATTCGAGGCTTTCTAGTACAATATTTATAATGGTTTTACAAATTAATACACCTCAAGTTACAATTTCTAAAATAACTTGACAAATTCCAATTTGACAATATTTCAAACTTAAATAAGCTTTACAGATCTAATACGCATGGACTGCCAATTATAATAGACTATGGATGCTGCAtcattttcatccaaatcaacGTAGGCCAGAAACAAAAGTGACTCCAGTAGAAGGCAACCATGAAGTCCCAGCAATAAAATTTGTAACAGTAAATTCAACAGCCTCGTCAACTCCTATAACATGAAATCCAGGCCATTGGACCCTTTTCCCCACCCCAGAACCCGGCCCCACATTCGCGTACTTTGCAAAGTACAGTGTCCTAAGGCTGGAGCTCCCAGCCCCATGCCACTCCACCCAGCCACTAGGTGCAATGACATCATCAATGTTGGATTCCATGACAACGATTCTAGAGTATTGCTTCCACGGCCTCCCCAGATATGAACTATATGTTGAAtaagtggccaagtggccaagtggacaacaaaacaaaacaactttcggctaataaacaaaccaaaagaaaaaaaggtgaaagacatcatgatgaggaggcatcatgattatgtttgttgaaaagaaaaattgaaggtcatgatgatgtttttgaattttttattgggTGCTTTTGTATTGATGAAGTGAGCATATGGAAGTGAGAAAGATAGAGGAAGAGTGCACCATTTTTCTGTTTTAGTAGCCCATCTttgagagagcaaagagagctgCAGAGAGCAGAAAACTGAGagcagaaagagaagaaagaaaggtgattttctttcttagttggtactcactcaatcaaagttgtatttgtgtattagctttgagctttgtatagagaggaaattattcactatatttccctctctatttgtttctttagtGAGTGAGAGTTACTGGGtgtattagggttttaggttgtgagattgccaacactttgtaaactctcattcggttgatagtggattattgggtgagctcctactgctccgaggacgtactccagttacactgactgttgaggaacctcgttaaaatcttggtgttctttaatattttgttcttgcatttcatttggtaaatttcctgtgggttagcttgagttggttccaacgggtttggtgctatcctagcacaacaattggtatcagagcactggttgctcttgggtactatctagttgccaaagatgtcagacgggcaagatgaaaatccttttggaagcagctccgggtttgcaagaactacggtgcaaaatgcaaagttcgaagtggaaaagtttgatggcacaaacaacttcgagatgtggcaatgtgaggtcaaagatgtgttggctcaacaagatctacttgccgctttgggagagaagccggaagttatgtcgaagccggaatgggagaaattaaatttgtgggcttgctcttcaattcggttgtgccttgcaaaaactcagaagtattttgtgatgcgggagacggtagcaagtgtgttgtggcaaaaattggaagacaagtatatgatgaagagtgcagagaatcggctacacttgaagaaaaagctctaccgctttcaatacaaagaaggtacaaaaatgattagacaccttgatgtttttaataagttgattaccgacttgttaaatttagatgaggatattaaggatgaagataaggccttaatattgttgaattccttgccggactcttatgagcattttgttaccactattatgcatggtaaagaaactgtgaaatttgaagatgtgtcaaatgccttgatgaattatgaaatgaggcatagagataaaaattatgatagtacctctgaagctttatttgttagaggtagatcatcggagaggAGGTCATCTTCTAGcaggaaaaaatcacagtctcgacctagaggaaactctaaaggtagaaaacctttggaaagggatgaatgtgccttttgtcataataagggtcattggaagaaagattgtcctaagttgaagaccaaaggaaaagaaagttctAAAGCcaatgttgctgaggttgaaacagatgtttttgattttgctttaaccacttcctcatcatttgattgttcTACTAAATaggtgttggatacgggttgtactcatcatatgactcctcacaaggattggttttcaagcttgaaagagtttgatggtggtgttgtgttcatgggagatgacaatccttgcacaacaaaagggattggtacagttcgtttaaagttgcatgatggcatggttaaagagttgacaggtgttcggtatgtaccgaatttgaagaaaaatcttatttctttaggtactttggaatccaagggcttcaggtttcattcagatggacagacattgaaagttacttatggtgcacttgttgtgatgaaagctcctcgatgtggccatttgtatttattgcagggAAGCATTGTGACAAgtgaagcatctgtagtctctgaaaatatgggcacatctgattcagatactactagactgtggcatatgagattaggccatgccggtgagaaagctctacaagggcttgtgaaaaaaTGTCTTTTAAAAtgtgccacgacttgtaagcttgatttctgcgagcattgtgtcttggggaagcaaactagagtgaagtttagtactgctgtacatcagacgaagggcattcttgattatgtgcattcggatgtttggggtcctacaaagactccctctttgagtggtagacattggttcgtgacctttgttgatgattattcaagaaggtcttaggtctacactatgaagcacaagagtgaggtgttaagcattttcttgggttggaagaaaatggttgagaaccagactgggagaaatattaagattttgagatcggataatggtggtgaatacacatccgaccctttctttaaagtttgcaaagaggaaggaattgtgagacattttagtgttcggggaactccacaacaaaatggagttgcagaaagattgaatcgaaccttgcttgaaaaggttagatgtatgttgtctcagtcgggtttaagcaagtcattttgggcagaagcagttaattatgcatgtcacatcatcaaccggttaccctcagctgctgttcagggtaagacaccaatggaggtatggactggaaaaccttcttctgattatgactatatcc encodes the following:
- the LOC126608348 gene encoding TATA box-binding protein-associated factor RNA polymerase I subunit B-like gives rise to the protein MDDDYCDNDGNSNKGLYSTRNTSNRADRSALKKLSVEDYYTEISFRYVMRVQRIIELQCEALVREFKVNPLICGLAGTVSLRFMAGTRVFYGDWGEQLFKDSDTPARILKLEWILQVTKVGGL